The following are encoded in a window of Plectropomus leopardus isolate mb chromosome 23, YSFRI_Pleo_2.0, whole genome shotgun sequence genomic DNA:
- the rwdd gene encoding RWD domain-containing protein 4, protein MTANEDQEMELEALRSIYEGDECFKEISSVSFQFRIGDLEDTKAFILDITWPETYPETAPQISLDAFFNNKISAETKQLILLKLEEQVEANLGTAMMYTLFEWAKENQEALMENHKPVVTAVTLTSSSEVTTAASTAKKEKRKEQLTKAQKRRIINRTDNKGELPRGWNWVDVIKHLSKTGGKDDD, encoded by the exons ATGACAGCTAACGAGGATCAAGAG ATGGAGTTGGAGGCTCTTCGCTCCATCTATGAGGGAGATGAGTGTTTCAAGGAAATCAGTTCAGTTTCTTTTCAGTTTAGG ATAGGAGACCTTGAGGACACCAAAGCCTTCATCCTGGACATCACGTGGCCTGAGACGTACCCTGAGACGGCCCCACAAATCTCCCTTGATGCctttttcaacaacaaaat CTCTGCGGAGACGAAGCAGCTGATCCTGTTAAAGCTGGAGGAGCAGGTGGAGGCCAATCTGGGCACTGCCATGATGTATACTCTGTTCGAGTGGGCCAAGGAGAACCAGGAGGCTCTCATGGAGAACCACAAGCCTGTAGTCACTGCTGTG ACGTTGACATCCAGCAGTGAGGTGACGACTGCCGCCTCAACAGCcaagaaggagaagaggaaggagcAGCTGACTAAAGCTCAGAAGAGGAGGATCATCAACAGAACAG ATAACAAAGGAGAATTGCCCAGAGGTTGGAACTGGGTGGATGTTATCAAA CAT TTGAGTAAAACGGGAGGAAAAGACGATGATTAG
- the tspan5a gene encoding tetraspanin-5a isoform X1: MSGNHYKGHEVSCCIKYFIFGFNILFWLLGMALVGIGLWAWSEKGVLSNLSSITDLGGLDPVWLFMVVGGVMFILGFAGCIGALRENTFLLKFFSVFLGIIFFLELTTGVLAFVFKDWIKDQLNLFINNNIRAYRDDIDLQNLIDFTQEYWECCGAFGADDWNLNIYFNCTDGNPSREKCGVPFSCCTKDPAEDVINTQCGYDIRAKPDSEQKDYINVKGCVPQFEKWLQDNLTLVAGIFIGVALLQIFGICLAQNLVSDIEAVRASWVPPPLSMRRLPPHPSKKSSAYYS, encoded by the exons ATGTCGGGGAATCACTACAAAGGCCACGAAGTCAGCTGCTGCATCAAATACTTCATTTTCGGATTCAACATCCTGTTCTGG ctgctggGCATGGCCTTGGTTGGAATTGGACTGTGGGCATGGAGTGAGAAG GGGGTTCTGTCCAACCTGTCGTCCATCACAGACTTGGGGGGGCTGGACCCAGTCTGGCTCTTCATGGTGGTTGGGGGGGTCATGTTCATCCTTGGCTTCGCAGGATGCATCGGAGCACTGCGGGAAAACACCTTTCTACTCAAGTTT TTCTCTGTGTTTCTGGGAATCATCTTTTTCTTGGAGCTGACAACGGGAGTCCTGGCGTTTGTCTTTAAGGACTGGATCAAAGACCAGCTCAACCTGTTCATCAACAATAACATCCGGGCGTACCGGGACGACATCGATCTGCAGAACCTCATCGACTTCACTCAGGAATAc TGGGAGTGCTGCGGTGCGTTCGGAGCAGACGACTGGAACCTGAACATCTATTTCAACTGTACTGATGGGAATCCAAGTCGAGAAAAGTGTGGTGTCCCCTTCTCCTGCTGCACCAAGGACCCAGCG GAGGATGTAATAAACACTCAGTGTGGATACGACATTCGAGCCAAACCA GACTCGGAGCAAAAGGACTACATCAACGTGAAAGGCTGTGTGCCGCAGTTTGAGAAGTGGCTGCAGGACAACCTCACCTTGGTGGCCGGAATCTTCATTGGAGTGGCTCTACTGCAG aTTTTTGGGATTTGTCTGGCCCAAAACCTTGTGAGTGACATCGAGGCTGTGCGGGCGAGCTG GGTGCCCCCCCCTCTGTCCATGCGTCGACTCCCACCACACCCCAGCAAGAAATCATCGGCTTACTACtcatga
- the tspan5a gene encoding tetraspanin-5a isoform X3, which translates to MSGNHYKGHEVSCCIKYFIFGFNILFWLLGMALVGIGLWAWSEKGVLSNLSSITDLGGLDPVWLFMVVGGVMFILGFAGCIGALRENTFLLKFFSVFLGIIFFLELTTGVLAFVFKDWIKDQLNLFINNNIRAYRDDIDLQNLIDFTQEYWECCGAFGADDWNLNIYFNCTDGNPSREKCGVPFSCCTKDPAEDVINTQCGYDIRAKPDSEQKDYINVKGCVPQFEKWLQDNLTLVAGIFIGVALLQIFGICLAQNLVSDIEAVRASCFFT; encoded by the exons ATGTCGGGGAATCACTACAAAGGCCACGAAGTCAGCTGCTGCATCAAATACTTCATTTTCGGATTCAACATCCTGTTCTGG ctgctggGCATGGCCTTGGTTGGAATTGGACTGTGGGCATGGAGTGAGAAG GGGGTTCTGTCCAACCTGTCGTCCATCACAGACTTGGGGGGGCTGGACCCAGTCTGGCTCTTCATGGTGGTTGGGGGGGTCATGTTCATCCTTGGCTTCGCAGGATGCATCGGAGCACTGCGGGAAAACACCTTTCTACTCAAGTTT TTCTCTGTGTTTCTGGGAATCATCTTTTTCTTGGAGCTGACAACGGGAGTCCTGGCGTTTGTCTTTAAGGACTGGATCAAAGACCAGCTCAACCTGTTCATCAACAATAACATCCGGGCGTACCGGGACGACATCGATCTGCAGAACCTCATCGACTTCACTCAGGAATAc TGGGAGTGCTGCGGTGCGTTCGGAGCAGACGACTGGAACCTGAACATCTATTTCAACTGTACTGATGGGAATCCAAGTCGAGAAAAGTGTGGTGTCCCCTTCTCCTGCTGCACCAAGGACCCAGCG GAGGATGTAATAAACACTCAGTGTGGATACGACATTCGAGCCAAACCA GACTCGGAGCAAAAGGACTACATCAACGTGAAAGGCTGTGTGCCGCAGTTTGAGAAGTGGCTGCAGGACAACCTCACCTTGGTGGCCGGAATCTTCATTGGAGTGGCTCTACTGCAG aTTTTTGGGATTTGTCTGGCCCAAAACCTTGTGAGTGACATCGAGGCTGTGCGGGCGAGCTG
- the LOC121962386 gene encoding uncharacterized protein LOC121962386: MFRGVCLGFFDVTLIFLLLSYVSGLLLMDHRRDAEDDQERNKAILEMLHINKVSANHQAKPHPYMRGIYQRLDSLETQDFGSSDGTLVQSFRSVVAPAHAPPGWIWFNVSGLNPSMLAAELVLFRKTLHPRPISVTVTLHSVTASQGALKESPALAERLLTLDQRSSSGYDVFDVSAVLPMRPQEVLGFQLRYTDESGSLVLHEALTQSLYCLNRGSLSEPLLVLYQSHPMHF; this comes from the exons ATGTTCCGAGGAGtctgtttgggattttttgacGTAACACTGATCTTCCTCCTGCTGAGTTACGTCTCAGGCTTGCTGCTGATGGATCACCGTAGAGATGCAGAGGACGACCAGGAACGCAACAAAGCCATTTTGGAAATGTTACATATTAATAAAGTGTCTGCGAACCACCAGGCTAAACCCCATCCCTACATGAGGGGGATCTATCAGCGTCTGGACTCACTGGAAACTCAGGACTTTGGGAGTTCAGATGGAACACTGGTGCAAAGTTTTCGGAGTGTTGTTG CTCCAGCTCACGCTCCTCCAGGGTGGATCTGGTTCAACGTCAGCGGCCTGAACCCCTCCATGCTGGCTGCAGAGCTGGTTTTGTTCAGGAAAACCCTGCACCCCCGTCCCATCAGCGTGACGGTCACCCTGCACAGTGTCACTGCGTCACAGGGAGCTCTAAAGGAGAGTCCTGCCCTGGCGGAGAGGCTGCTAACCCTGGACCAGCGCTCCTCCTCTGGATATGATGTGTTTGATGTGTCAGCTGTTCTGCCCATGAGGCCTCAGGAGGTTCTGGGCTTTCAGCTGCGCTACACAGACGAGAGCGGCAGTCTGGTCCTTCATGAAGCGCTGACTCAGAGTCTTTACTGTCTGAACAGAGGCTCTCTGAGTGAACCCTTACTGGTGCTTTACCAGTCACACCCTATGCACTTCTAA
- the tspan5a gene encoding tetraspanin-5a isoform X2, with translation MSGNHYKGHEVSCCIKYFIFGFNILFWLLGMALVGIGLWAWSEKGVLSNLSSITDLGGLDPVWLFMVVGGVMFILGFAGCIGALRENTFLLKFFSVFLGIIFFLELTTGVLAFVFKDWIKDQLNLFINNNIRAYRDDIDLQNLIDFTQEYWECCGAFGADDWNLNIYFNCTDGNPSREKCGVPFSCCTKDPAEDVINTQCGYDIRAKPDSEQKDYINVKGCVPQFEKWLQDNLTLVAGIFIGVALLQIFGICLAQNLVSDIEAVRASCKRCLKSLAG, from the exons ATGTCGGGGAATCACTACAAAGGCCACGAAGTCAGCTGCTGCATCAAATACTTCATTTTCGGATTCAACATCCTGTTCTGG ctgctggGCATGGCCTTGGTTGGAATTGGACTGTGGGCATGGAGTGAGAAG GGGGTTCTGTCCAACCTGTCGTCCATCACAGACTTGGGGGGGCTGGACCCAGTCTGGCTCTTCATGGTGGTTGGGGGGGTCATGTTCATCCTTGGCTTCGCAGGATGCATCGGAGCACTGCGGGAAAACACCTTTCTACTCAAGTTT TTCTCTGTGTTTCTGGGAATCATCTTTTTCTTGGAGCTGACAACGGGAGTCCTGGCGTTTGTCTTTAAGGACTGGATCAAAGACCAGCTCAACCTGTTCATCAACAATAACATCCGGGCGTACCGGGACGACATCGATCTGCAGAACCTCATCGACTTCACTCAGGAATAc TGGGAGTGCTGCGGTGCGTTCGGAGCAGACGACTGGAACCTGAACATCTATTTCAACTGTACTGATGGGAATCCAAGTCGAGAAAAGTGTGGTGTCCCCTTCTCCTGCTGCACCAAGGACCCAGCG GAGGATGTAATAAACACTCAGTGTGGATACGACATTCGAGCCAAACCA GACTCGGAGCAAAAGGACTACATCAACGTGAAAGGCTGTGTGCCGCAGTTTGAGAAGTGGCTGCAGGACAACCTCACCTTGGTGGCCGGAATCTTCATTGGAGTGGCTCTACTGCAG aTTTTTGGGATTTGTCTGGCCCAAAACCTTGTGAGTGACATCGAGGCTGTGCGGGCGAGCTG taaaagatGTTTGAAGTCCCTGGCAGGCTGA